One part of the Mesorhizobium sp. M4B.F.Ca.ET.058.02.1.1 genome encodes these proteins:
- a CDS encoding LysR family transcriptional regulator, producing MPSPDLNLLVALDVLLNEGSVARAAQRLRLSPSAMSRTLARLREATGDPLLVRAGRGLVPTPRAQELRLQVGRVVEEGEALLRPARLLDLQGLDRTFTLRTNESFVEEFGPRLVASVGAQAPNVRLRFAPKSDKDVASLRDATIDLEIGVAGETGPEIRIQTLFRDRFIGAARAGHPLSQGAVTPERFAAGRHISVSRRGRERGPIDEALEQLGLRRTVVSMVSGFSAALALARASDLIASVPERHTEGARAGMFSFALPVATAEVTISMLWHPRLDADPAQRWLRDCVREICAAR from the coding sequence ATGCCGTCGCCCGACCTCAACCTGCTTGTCGCGCTGGATGTCCTGCTGAACGAAGGCAGTGTGGCGCGCGCCGCGCAAAGGCTGCGCCTCAGCCCGTCGGCGATGAGCCGCACGCTGGCGCGCCTGCGCGAGGCGACCGGCGATCCGCTGCTGGTCCGCGCCGGCCGGGGCCTTGTGCCGACGCCGCGCGCGCAGGAATTGCGGCTGCAGGTGGGCCGCGTGGTCGAGGAGGGCGAAGCTCTACTGCGCCCCGCCAGGCTGCTAGACCTGCAAGGCCTGGATCGGACTTTCACGCTGCGCACCAATGAGAGCTTCGTCGAGGAGTTCGGGCCGCGGCTTGTCGCCAGCGTCGGCGCGCAAGCTCCCAATGTGCGGCTGCGTTTCGCGCCGAAGTCCGACAAGGACGTCGCTTCGCTGCGCGACGCGACCATCGATCTGGAGATCGGCGTCGCCGGCGAGACCGGACCCGAGATCCGCATCCAGACGCTCTTTCGCGACCGCTTCATCGGCGCGGCGCGGGCCGGCCATCCGCTGAGCCAGGGCGCCGTCACGCCGGAGCGCTTCGCGGCCGGCCGCCACATCAGCGTTTCGAGGCGCGGCCGCGAGAGGGGACCGATCGACGAGGCGCTGGAACAGCTTGGGCTGCGGCGGACCGTGGTATCCATGGTGTCGGGCTTTTCGGCGGCACTCGCCCTGGCGCGCGCGTCCGACCTGATCGCCAGCGTCCCTGAGCGGCACACCGAAGGGGCGCGCGCCGGCATGTTCAGCTTTGCCTTGCCGGTCGCGACGGCGGAGGTGACCATCTCGATGCTCTGGCACCCGCGCCTCGACGCCGATCCGGCGCAACGCTGGCTGCGCGATTGCGTGCGGGAGATTTGCGCGGCGCGCTGA
- a CDS encoding PLP-dependent aminotransferase family protein has product MTELALEPDAARTFAATTLVETVMATIRQRIAARSLTPGARLPSIRAFAKSMRVSKSTVVEAYERLAAEGTIRSRPGSGFYAAGQLAPLSLAEIGPRLDREVDPLWVSRQSLEAGDEVLKPGCGWLPAAWMPQAALRRALRTAARADDVALADYGTPLGLAPLRHLLVRRMAGHGIEASPEQIMLTESGTQAIDLLCRFLIEPGDTVLVDDPCYFNFHALLRAHRAKVVSVPYTPSGPDIDLFAEVLAEHRPRLYITNSGIHNPTGAILSPVTAHRLLKLADQADLTIVEDDIFADFEHSPAPRLAAFDGLNRVVQIGSFSKTLSASVRCGFIAAPRDWIEQLTDLKIATTFGGGRLAAELVLTLLKDGSYRKHVEALRIRLARAMAETSARLKSIGITPWIDQPAGLFLWCSLPEGVDAAEVARRALADNVVLAPGNAFSLSGTASRFLRFNVAQSGDEHIFTALAAAMSG; this is encoded by the coding sequence ATGACCGAACTCGCTCTGGAACCCGACGCTGCGCGCACTTTTGCCGCAACCACGCTTGTCGAAACTGTCATGGCGACCATCCGTCAGCGGATCGCTGCCCGCAGCCTGACGCCTGGGGCGCGGCTGCCGTCGATCCGCGCCTTCGCCAAATCCATGCGAGTTTCGAAATCCACCGTCGTCGAGGCCTATGAGAGGCTCGCCGCCGAAGGCACGATCCGCTCGCGCCCGGGGTCGGGCTTCTACGCCGCCGGCCAGCTGGCGCCCTTGTCGCTGGCCGAGATCGGCCCCCGGCTTGACCGCGAGGTCGATCCGCTCTGGGTCTCGCGCCAGTCGCTGGAAGCCGGCGACGAGGTGCTAAAACCCGGCTGCGGCTGGCTGCCAGCCGCATGGATGCCGCAGGCCGCCTTGCGGCGGGCGCTGCGCACGGCGGCTCGCGCCGACGATGTCGCGCTTGCCGATTACGGTACGCCGCTCGGCCTGGCGCCGTTGCGGCACTTGCTGGTGCGGCGCATGGCCGGGCATGGCATCGAAGCCTCGCCCGAACAGATCATGCTGACGGAATCGGGCACCCAGGCCATCGATCTCCTGTGCCGCTTTCTGATCGAACCCGGCGACACCGTGCTGGTCGACGACCCCTGTTATTTCAACTTCCACGCCTTGCTGCGCGCCCATCGCGCCAAGGTCGTCAGCGTTCCCTACACACCGTCGGGCCCGGACATCGACCTGTTCGCCGAGGTGCTGGCCGAGCACCGGCCGCGCCTCTACATCACCAATTCCGGCATCCACAATCCGACAGGCGCGATCCTGTCGCCGGTCACCGCCCACCGGCTGCTCAAGCTCGCCGACCAGGCCGACCTCACCATCGTCGAGGACGATATCTTCGCCGATTTCGAGCATAGCCCGGCCCCGCGCCTGGCGGCGTTCGATGGCCTCAACCGCGTCGTCCAGATCGGCAGCTTCTCCAAGACGCTGTCGGCCTCGGTGCGCTGCGGCTTCATCGCCGCGCCCCGCGACTGGATCGAGCAGCTCACCGATCTCAAGATCGCCACGACCTTCGGCGGCGGCAGGCTGGCGGCCGAACTGGTGCTGACCCTGCTGAAGGACGGCAGCTACCGCAAGCATGTCGAGGCGTTGCGCATCCGGCTTGCGCGCGCCATGGCCGAAACGAGTGCCCGCCTGAAGTCGATCGGCATCACGCCGTGGATCGACCAGCCGGCCGGCCTGTTCCTGTGGTGCAGCCTGCCGGAGGGCGTGGATGCAGCCGAAGTCGCCCGCCGCGCGCTGGCCGACAATGTCGTGCTGGCGCCCGGCAATGCGTTCAGCCTGTCCGGAACGGCCAGCCGCTTCCTGCGCTTCAACGTCGCCCAGTCGGGTGACGAACACATCTTCACGGCGCTCGCAGCGGCGATGTCCGGGTAG
- a CDS encoding DMT family transporter yields the protein MDKTASGWVNGFIGVLIFSGSLPATRVAVADLDPTFLTSARAAIAGLLGLAMLALFRQKRPEREDLLSLAIVALGVVVGFPLLTALALKHVTSAHSIIFVGLLPLATAIFGVLRGGDRPRPAFWLFSCLGSALVAGFALTQGVTASPVGDGLMLAAIIACGLGYAEGAALSRRLGGWQVICWALVLSLPITLVLTFATLPPSFADVGSSAWIGLAYVSLFSMLIGFVFWYRGLAQGGIAAVGQLQLLQPFFGLALAATLLHEQVSPLMLVVTLGVVLCVVGAKKFAKQELPRRAASA from the coding sequence ATGGACAAGACCGCGAGTGGCTGGGTGAACGGATTCATCGGCGTGTTGATTTTCAGTGGCTCGCTGCCGGCGACGCGCGTGGCGGTTGCGGATCTCGATCCGACATTCCTGACCTCGGCCCGAGCGGCGATTGCCGGCCTGCTTGGCCTGGCGATGCTCGCCTTGTTCCGGCAGAAGCGGCCGGAGCGCGAGGATCTGCTGTCGCTGGCGATCGTCGCACTGGGTGTGGTCGTTGGTTTTCCGCTGCTCACGGCGCTGGCGCTCAAGCATGTCACCTCGGCCCACTCCATCATCTTCGTCGGCCTGCTGCCGCTGGCGACGGCGATCTTCGGCGTGCTGCGCGGCGGCGACCGTCCAAGACCGGCATTCTGGCTGTTCTCATGCCTCGGCAGCGCGCTGGTGGCGGGTTTTGCTCTGACGCAAGGCGTGACCGCATCGCCGGTCGGCGACGGCCTGATGCTGGCTGCCATCATCGCCTGCGGACTGGGCTATGCCGAGGGTGCAGCGCTGTCGCGCAGATTGGGCGGCTGGCAGGTGATCTGCTGGGCTTTGGTGCTGTCGCTGCCGATCACGCTGGTGCTGACCTTTGCGACGCTGCCGCCATCCTTCGCCGACGTCGGCTCAAGCGCCTGGATCGGTCTCGCCTATGTCTCGCTGTTCAGCATGCTGATTGGTTTCGTGTTCTGGTATCGCGGCCTTGCGCAAGGCGGCATCGCCGCCGTCGGCCAGTTGCAACTGCTGCAGCCCTTCTTCGGCCTGGCGCTGGCGGCGACGCTGCTGCACGAGCAGGTCAGCCCGCTGATGTTGGTCGTCACGCTCGGCGTAGTGCTGTGCGTCGTCGGCGCCAAGAAATTCGCAAAGCAGGAGTTGCCGAGACGCGCGGCTTCGGCGTGA
- a CDS encoding zinc-dependent alcohol dehydrogenase family protein, with amino-acid sequence MKAVVFEKFGETPTIQTVPDPKPAPEGVVIKVEATGLCRSDWHGWMGHDDGITLPHVPGHELAGIVVAAGKRVTRWKAGDRVTVPFAVGCGRCFECTSGNHQVCEHQTQPGFTGWGSFAEYVAIDHADTNLVRLPDEMDFATAASLGCRFVTSFRAIVDQGRVKPGEWVAVHGCGGVGLSAIMIASSMGANVIAIDLTDEKLDFARKIGAVATINASNTPNVVKAVKQITNGGAHMSMDALGHPTTSFNSIANLRRRGRHVQVGLMLADDARPQVPMDKVIAFELEILGSHGMQAYRYTAMMEMIRTGKLKPELLVGKKISLEEAPAALMAMGGFEGIGIGVVTKF; translated from the coding sequence ATGAAAGCTGTCGTGTTCGAGAAGTTCGGCGAGACGCCGACGATCCAGACCGTTCCCGACCCCAAGCCCGCCCCGGAAGGCGTCGTCATCAAGGTCGAGGCGACCGGGCTTTGCCGCAGCGACTGGCACGGCTGGATGGGCCATGATGACGGCATCACCCTGCCGCATGTGCCCGGCCACGAACTGGCCGGCATTGTCGTCGCCGCCGGCAAGCGCGTGACCCGCTGGAAAGCCGGCGACCGTGTCACCGTGCCGTTCGCCGTCGGCTGCGGCCGCTGCTTCGAATGCACGTCGGGCAATCACCAGGTCTGCGAGCACCAGACGCAGCCGGGCTTCACCGGCTGGGGTTCCTTCGCCGAATATGTCGCCATCGACCATGCCGACACCAACCTGGTGCGCCTGCCGGACGAGATGGACTTCGCCACCGCCGCCAGCCTCGGCTGCCGCTTCGTCACCTCCTTCCGCGCTATCGTCGACCAGGGCCGGGTGAAGCCGGGCGAATGGGTGGCCGTGCATGGCTGCGGCGGCGTCGGCCTGTCGGCGATCATGATCGCCAGTTCGATGGGCGCCAACGTCATCGCCATCGACCTCACCGACGAGAAGCTGGACTTCGCCAGGAAGATCGGCGCCGTGGCGACCATCAATGCCTCGAACACGCCCAACGTGGTCAAGGCGGTCAAGCAGATCACCAATGGCGGCGCGCACATGTCCATGGACGCGCTCGGTCACCCGACCACCTCGTTCAACTCGATCGCCAATCTGCGCCGGCGCGGCCGTCACGTTCAGGTCGGCCTGATGCTGGCCGACGACGCGCGCCCGCAGGTGCCGATGGACAAGGTGATCGCCTTCGAGCTCGAGATTCTCGGCAGCCACGGCATGCAGGCGTACCGCTATACGGCGATGATGGAGATGATCCGCACCGGCAAGCTGAAGCCGGAACTTCTGGTCGGCAAGAAGATCAGCCTCGAAGAAGCGCCCGCGGCCTTGATGGCGATGGGCGGCTTCGAGGGCATCGGCATCGGCGTGGTGACGAAGTTCTAG
- the maiA gene encoding maleylacetoacetate isomerase: MSDLILHNYYRSSTSYRVRIALEMKGLSYDYVPHHLRHGEHLEATYLAVNPQGLVPALILGDGRLLTQSLAIIEYLDETVPEPPLLPKDARGRARVRMLAQMIACDIHPVNNLRVLTSLRTLFGAGDQDVVNWFRHWVNEGFQPLETILASAPETGTFCHGDTPGLADICLAAQVTNNARFGVDMAPYPVISRIHAACMALPAFRKAAPENQIDAE; encoded by the coding sequence ATGAGCGACCTAATCCTCCATAACTACTACCGCTCCTCCACCTCCTACCGCGTGCGCATCGCGCTGGAGATGAAGGGCCTCAGTTACGATTACGTGCCGCACCATCTGCGCCACGGCGAGCACCTCGAAGCCACCTATCTCGCGGTCAATCCGCAAGGGCTGGTGCCGGCGCTGATCCTTGGCGACGGCCGGCTTTTGACGCAGTCGCTGGCGATCATCGAATATCTCGACGAGACCGTGCCCGAGCCGCCGCTTCTGCCGAAGGACGCGCGCGGCCGGGCGCGCGTCAGAATGCTGGCGCAGATGATCGCCTGCGACATCCATCCGGTGAACAATCTGCGCGTGCTGACCTCGCTGCGCACGCTGTTCGGCGCCGGCGACCAGGATGTCGTCAACTGGTTCCGGCACTGGGTGAACGAAGGGTTTCAGCCGCTTGAGACGATTCTCGCTTCAGCGCCCGAGACCGGCACCTTCTGTCACGGCGACACGCCCGGCCTTGCAGATATCTGCCTCGCCGCCCAGGTCACCAACAATGCCCGCTTCGGCGTCGACATGGCGCCCTACCCGGTGATCTCGCGGATCCACGCCGCCTGCATGGCGCTGCCGGCTTTCCGCAAGGCGGCGCCGGAGAATCAGATAGACGCGGAGTAG